One part of the Rutidosis leptorrhynchoides isolate AG116_Rl617_1_P2 chromosome 1, CSIRO_AGI_Rlap_v1, whole genome shotgun sequence genome encodes these proteins:
- the LOC139870686 gene encoding probable hexosyltransferase MUCI70 isoform X1, with product MDSLHCQSSSLGVFEGEMNQKATLSVSFPGFSPIIDENRPRELDTRLNNNQMKITVNHNNNQVEPHLPPPVYFTGYTLPPGNPCATFTLPPPPADKKRTGPRPCPVCYLPVKDAISLMPKWPSYSPVLHNLTYIHDESLIKSEFGGSDFGGYPTLKQRFESYDIKESMTVHCGFVRGDRPGHKSGYDISDSDLFQMDQCRGVVVASAIFGAYDLVQQPTNISETSKQNVCFFMFIDEETEKFMKNSSYLDDSKKIGLWRIVVIYNPPYTDPRRTGKIPKLLSHRLFPNARYSIWLDGKLKLVVDPYQILERFLWRENASFAISRHYKRFDVFQEAEANKVAEKYDNASIDFQIDFYKKEGLTPYSVAKLPIRSDVPEGCVVIREHIPISNLFTCLWFNEVDRFTSRDQISFSTVRDKIRSKTNWTVNMFWDCERRNFVLQGYHRDVLEHWAPPPPLRPGPPVIFNSRSSVSDDKPLNVSTELNVSNRKKIPSKNRRRDKRSGFRGHRKVAAGTRNAINRS from the exons ATGGATTCTTTACATTGCCAAAG TTCGTCTTTGGGCGTTTTTGAAGGTGAAATGAACCAGAAGGCCACTTTGTCAGTATCATTTCCCGGCTTTTCACCAATCATCGATGAAAATAGACCTCGGGAGTTAGATACCAGGTTAAATAACAATCAAATGAAAATCACCGTTAATCATAACAATAACCAGGTTGAACCCCACCTTCCACCGCCCGTTTATTTCACGGGATACACACTTCCTCCCGGGAATCCATGTGCGACTTTCACATTGCCACCTCCGCCAGCCGACAAGAAAAGAACGGGCCCTCGTC CATGTCCAGTGTGTTATCTACCTGTGAAAGATGCTATTTCTTTAATGCCGAAATGGCCATCCTATTCTCCTGTGTTGCATAATCTAACGTACATCCATGACGAAAGTTTAATCAAAAGTGAATTTGGAGGGTCCGATTTTGGTGGATATCCTACTTTAAAGCAAAGATTTGAATCTTATGATATCAAAGAGTCGATGACCGTACATTGTGG ATTTGTTAGAGGAGATAGGCCTGGACACAAATCTGGATATGATATTAGCGATTCGGATCTTTTTCAAATGGACCAATGTCGTGGAGTGGTGGTTGCGTCTGCAATTTTTG GAGCTTATGATTTGGTACAACAACCAACGAACATTAGCGAAACTTCAAAGCAAAATGTCTGCTTTTTCATGTTTATTGATGAAGAAACCGAAAAGTTTATGAAGAATTCGAGTTATTTGGATGATAGCAAAAAGATAGGCTTGTGGAGAATTGTTGTTATCTATAACCCTCCATACACTGATCCAAGGCGCACTGGAAAG ATTCCGAAACTTCTATCACATAGGCTTTTCCCGAATGCTCGGTACTCTATATGGTTGGACGGGAAACTTAAGCTTGTGGTCGACCCTTATCAAATCCTTGAAAG GTTTTTATGGAGGGAGAATGCCAGTTTTGCAATATCTAGGCACTATAAGCGCTTTGACGTGTTTCAAGAAGCCGAAGCTAATAAGGTGGCTGAGAAGTACGATAACGCTTCCATTGACTTTCAAATTGACTTTTATAAGAAAGAGGGTTTGACCCCGTATTCTGTAGCGAAGCTTCCTATTAGAAGTG ATGTTCCGGAAGGATGTGTGGTGATAAGAGAGCACATACCGATCTCGAATTTGTTTACGTGCCTTTGGTTCAATGAAGTTGACCGATTTACTTCAAGAGATCAGATTAGTTTTTCAACAGTTCGCGACAAGATCAGGTCAAAAACGAACTGGACTGTCAACATGTTTTGGGATTGCGAAAGACGTAACTTTGTACTTCAG GGATACCATCGAGATGTTCTGGAGCATTGGGCCCCACCACCACCACTTCGACCAGGTCCACCTGTCATTTTCAATTCTCGGTCATCCGTTTCTGATGATAAACCATTAAATGTTTCGACAGAGTTGAATGTAAGTAATCGAAAAAAGATACCATCAAAAAACCGTCGAAGAGACAAAAGGTCTGGTTTTAGGGGGCACAGAAAAGTTGCTGCAGGCACAAGAAACGCCATAAATCGAAGTTGA
- the LOC139870686 gene encoding probable hexosyltransferase MUCI70 isoform X2 has protein sequence MDSLHCQSSSLGVFEGEMNQKATLSVSFPGFSPIIDENRPRELDTRLNNNQMKITVNHNNNQVEPHLPPPVYFTGYTLPPGNPCATFTLPPPPADKKRTGPRPCPVCYLPVKDAISLMPKWPSYSPVLHNLTYIHDESLIKSEFGGSDFGGYPTLKQRFESYDIKESMTVHCGGDRPGHKSGYDISDSDLFQMDQCRGVVVASAIFGAYDLVQQPTNISETSKQNVCFFMFIDEETEKFMKNSSYLDDSKKIGLWRIVVIYNPPYTDPRRTGKIPKLLSHRLFPNARYSIWLDGKLKLVVDPYQILERFLWRENASFAISRHYKRFDVFQEAEANKVAEKYDNASIDFQIDFYKKEGLTPYSVAKLPIRSDVPEGCVVIREHIPISNLFTCLWFNEVDRFTSRDQISFSTVRDKIRSKTNWTVNMFWDCERRNFVLQGYHRDVLEHWAPPPPLRPGPPVIFNSRSSVSDDKPLNVSTELNVSNRKKIPSKNRRRDKRSGFRGHRKVAAGTRNAINRS, from the exons ATGGATTCTTTACATTGCCAAAG TTCGTCTTTGGGCGTTTTTGAAGGTGAAATGAACCAGAAGGCCACTTTGTCAGTATCATTTCCCGGCTTTTCACCAATCATCGATGAAAATAGACCTCGGGAGTTAGATACCAGGTTAAATAACAATCAAATGAAAATCACCGTTAATCATAACAATAACCAGGTTGAACCCCACCTTCCACCGCCCGTTTATTTCACGGGATACACACTTCCTCCCGGGAATCCATGTGCGACTTTCACATTGCCACCTCCGCCAGCCGACAAGAAAAGAACGGGCCCTCGTC CATGTCCAGTGTGTTATCTACCTGTGAAAGATGCTATTTCTTTAATGCCGAAATGGCCATCCTATTCTCCTGTGTTGCATAATCTAACGTACATCCATGACGAAAGTTTAATCAAAAGTGAATTTGGAGGGTCCGATTTTGGTGGATATCCTACTTTAAAGCAAAGATTTGAATCTTATGATATCAAAGAGTCGATGACCGTACATTGTGG AGGAGATAGGCCTGGACACAAATCTGGATATGATATTAGCGATTCGGATCTTTTTCAAATGGACCAATGTCGTGGAGTGGTGGTTGCGTCTGCAATTTTTG GAGCTTATGATTTGGTACAACAACCAACGAACATTAGCGAAACTTCAAAGCAAAATGTCTGCTTTTTCATGTTTATTGATGAAGAAACCGAAAAGTTTATGAAGAATTCGAGTTATTTGGATGATAGCAAAAAGATAGGCTTGTGGAGAATTGTTGTTATCTATAACCCTCCATACACTGATCCAAGGCGCACTGGAAAG ATTCCGAAACTTCTATCACATAGGCTTTTCCCGAATGCTCGGTACTCTATATGGTTGGACGGGAAACTTAAGCTTGTGGTCGACCCTTATCAAATCCTTGAAAG GTTTTTATGGAGGGAGAATGCCAGTTTTGCAATATCTAGGCACTATAAGCGCTTTGACGTGTTTCAAGAAGCCGAAGCTAATAAGGTGGCTGAGAAGTACGATAACGCTTCCATTGACTTTCAAATTGACTTTTATAAGAAAGAGGGTTTGACCCCGTATTCTGTAGCGAAGCTTCCTATTAGAAGTG ATGTTCCGGAAGGATGTGTGGTGATAAGAGAGCACATACCGATCTCGAATTTGTTTACGTGCCTTTGGTTCAATGAAGTTGACCGATTTACTTCAAGAGATCAGATTAGTTTTTCAACAGTTCGCGACAAGATCAGGTCAAAAACGAACTGGACTGTCAACATGTTTTGGGATTGCGAAAGACGTAACTTTGTACTTCAG GGATACCATCGAGATGTTCTGGAGCATTGGGCCCCACCACCACCACTTCGACCAGGTCCACCTGTCATTTTCAATTCTCGGTCATCCGTTTCTGATGATAAACCATTAAATGTTTCGACAGAGTTGAATGTAAGTAATCGAAAAAAGATACCATCAAAAAACCGTCGAAGAGACAAAAGGTCTGGTTTTAGGGGGCACAGAAAAGTTGCTGCAGGCACAAGAAACGCCATAAATCGAAGTTGA